A single genomic interval of Helianthus annuus cultivar XRQ/B chromosome 6, HanXRQr2.0-SUNRISE, whole genome shotgun sequence harbors:
- the LOC110944593 gene encoding uncharacterized protein LOC110944593 yields MGDLTSKILTLANSLKDMVLIIELPLRIILKRVGKSKFLTGKLKKFYKKLCEPTARIGPINWTMLCGRIVQRTKHRLEQHRKERQLTLGELEEIRNEAYDCAAAYKDKMKKVLQLFPGKLKSKWTGPYRVTKVGKHGNFEIEDFDDHIRQMVNGHRLKPYFNAREINGPGKNVEVLFVSTVREYVE; encoded by the exons ATGGGGGATCTCACTTCAAAAATTTTAACTTTGGCAAACTCCTTAAAAGATATGGTGTTGATCATCGAATTGCCACTccgtatcatcctcaaacgagTGGGCAAGTCGAAGTTTCTAACCGGCAAATTAAAGAAATTTTACAAAAAACTGTGTGAGCCGACCGCAAGGATTGGTCCAATAAACTGGACGATGCTTTGTGGGCGTATCGTACAGCGTACAAAACACCGATTGGAACAACACC GTAAGGAGAGACAATTGACATTGGGTGAATTGGAAGAGATAAGGAATGAAGCTTACGACTGTGCTGCTGCATATAAGGATAAGATGAAGAAAGT GTTGCAACTGTTCCCTGGAAAGCTGAAGAGTAAGTGGACAGGGCCTTATCGGGTGACAAAGGTCGGAAAACATGGCAATTTTGAGATTGAGGACTTTGATGATCATATTCGCCAGATGGTAAATGGTCACAGGCTAAAACCATATTTCAATGCAAGAGAAATCAACGGTCCTGGGAAGAACGTGGAGGTGCTATTCGTGAGCACCGTTCGCGAATACGTCGAGTAA
- the LOC110944594 gene encoding uncharacterized protein LOC110944594, producing MSRATGPNSQVLIQKEGSSLSQFQCPILKPTNYTVWAIRIKTILEANGLWETIEPTENTQTDVMKYKATIAYLFQAIPKDVVLQVASCKIAKEIWENLKTSHVGVDRVQKARWHTLISEFELMQMREDDTIDSFTAKKNSVVTRASELGTTLSQPTLVRKLLNAVPDKFTQIVASMEQYSDLETMTQEEAVGRLKTFEERLKQKKGSPEESQDRLMFTHHDNNSGRGRQFGNRGRGRFNQTWKLARQ from the coding sequence ATGTCAAGAGCAACCGGACCAAATTCACAAGTTCTAATTCAAAAGGAAGGAAGTTCTCTTTCCCAATTCCAGTGTCCTATTttgaaaccaacaaactatacggTTTGGGCAATTCGCATCAAAACGATTTTGGAAGCGAATGGACTTTGGGAAACGATTGAACCGACAGAAAATACGCAAACGGATGTTATGAAATATAAGGCGACAATTGCTTATCTGTTCCAAGCAATACCGAAGGATgttgtattgcaagttgcaagTTGTAAAATTGCAAAGGAAATTTGGGAAAATCTCAAGACAAGTCACGTTGGTGTTGATCGGGTACAGAAGGCTCGTTGGCATACACTTATATCAGAATTCGAGTTAATGCAAATGAGGGAAGATGACACTATAGACTCCTTCACCGCAAAGAAAAATAGTGTAGTTACCCGGGCAAGCGAATTAGGGACAACACTGAGTCAACCGACTCTGGTACGTAAACTCCTAAATGCAGTGCCGGATAAGTTTACTCAGATTGTCGCCTCGATGGAACAGTACTCCGATCTAGAAACAATGACGCAAGAAGAAGCGGTCGGAAGGTTAAAAACGTTCGAAGAAAGACTTAAGCAAAAGAAAGGAAGCCCAGAAGAAAGTCAAGACAGGTTGATGTTTACACATCACGACAACAACTCAGGCAGAGGAAGACAGTTTGGAAACCGCGGGCGTGGCAGGTTCAACCAAACGTGGAAACTGGCGAGACAATAA